A stretch of Macadamia integrifolia cultivar HAES 741 chromosome 7, SCU_Mint_v3, whole genome shotgun sequence DNA encodes these proteins:
- the LOC122083658 gene encoding cytochrome P450 90B1-like translates to MTVTELLLLLPTAIVALIITWNYIRTKRRRRCNLPPGNMGWPLLGETIGYLKSHSATSTGEFMEQHISRFGKIYKSNLFGEPTIVSADEGLNRYILQNEGRLFECSYPRSIGGILGKWSMLVLVGDMHRDMRMISLNFMSNFRLRTHLLPEVERHTLLVLRSWKENLFFSAQDEAKKFTFNLMAKHIMSMDPGKPETEQLKREYITFMKGVVSAPLNFPGTAYWKALQSRTTILKVIEGKMEERIRKIDDECERVEDDLLGWVLKNSNLSTEQILDLILSLLFAGHETSSVAISLAIYFLQGCPKAVEQLREEHDEISRAKQQSGEFGLNWDDYRQMEFTQCVINETLRLGNVVRFVHRKALKDVRYKGYDIPRGWKVLPVFAAVHLDPSIYDQPQRFNPWRWQTTRDRGGAASTSPSLTTSNLFMPFGGGPRLCAGSELAKLEMAVFIHHLVLNFHWESAEPDHPLAFPFVDFPKGLPIKVHHLHNHQHHHNNHDLIQV, encoded by the exons ATGACTGTAACAGAGCTACTTCTCTTGCTTCCCACAGCAATTGTAGCTCTAATCATCACATGGAATTATATCAGAacgaagaggagaagaagatgtaaTCTTCCACCGGGAAATATGGGATGGCCACTTCTAGGCGAAACAATCGGTTATTTGAAGTCTCACTCTGCTACATCCACTGGAGAATTCATGGAGCAACACATATCAAG GTTTGGGAAGATATACAAATCGAATCTATTCGGTGAACCTACAATAGTATCGGCAGACGAAGGGCTTAATCGATATATATTGCAGAACGAAGGAAGATTGTTCGAATGTAGTTATCCAAGAAGCATTGGAGGGATACTTGGGAAATGGTCGATGTTGGTTCTGGTTGGAGATATGCATAGGGATATGAGAATGATTTCTCTCAATTTCATGAGCAATTTTAGGCTTCGAACTCATCTGTTACCTGAAGTGGAGAGACATACTTTGCTGGTTCTACGATCTTGGAAGGAGAATTTGTTTTTCTCTGCTCAGGATGAAGCAAAGAAg TTTACTTTCAATTTAATGGCGAAACACATCATGAGTATGGATCCAGGGAAGCCAGAAACAGAACAGTTGAAGCGAGAGTACATTACTTTCATGAAAGGGGTCGTATCCGCACCTTTGAATTTTCCTGGTACGGCTTATTGGAAGGCTTTACAG TCGAGAACGACGATTCTTAAAGTAATCGAAGGTAAAATGGAGGAGAGGATCCggaagattgatgatgaatgCGAGAGAGTTGAAGATGATCTTCTTGGTTGGGTATTGAAGAATTCAAACCTTTCTACAGAACAGATTCTTGATCTCATACTAAGCTTGCTTTTTGCTGGTCATGAAACTTCTTCGGTTGCGATTTCTTTAGCTATTTACTTCCTGCAAGGCTGTCCCAAAGCAGTTGAACAGTTAAGG GAAGAACACGATGAGATCAGCAGAGCTAAGCAACAATCTGGAGAGTTTGGATTGAATTGGGACGATTACAGACAAATGGAGTTTACACAATGT GTTATCAATGAGACACTAAGGCTGGGTAACGTGGTTAGATTCGTTCACAGGAAAGCTCTCAAAGATGTTAGATACAAAG GGTATGACATTCCAAGAGGGTGGAAAGTTCTTCCGGTGTTTGCTGCAGTTCATCTGGATCCTTCGATCTATGACCAGCCTCAACGCTTCAATCCATGGAGATGGCAG ACCACTCGTGATAGGGGAGGTGCAGCATCCACTAGTCCGAGCTTGACTACGAGCAATCTCTTCATGCCGTTTGGGGGTGGACCAAGACTTTGCGCCGGCTCAGAACTAGCCAAGCTTGAGATGGCGGTGTTCATTCACCACTTAGTTCTCAATTTCCATTGGGAATCAGCAGAACCTGATCATCCTCTCGCCTTCCCATTCGTCGACTTCCCCAAAGGCCTACCAATTAAGGTCCACCACCTCCACaaccaccaacaccaccacaACAACCATGACCTCATACAAGTATAA